Proteins co-encoded in one Campylobacter ornithocola genomic window:
- a CDS encoding DUF3298 and DUF4163 domain-containing protein → MFKRIAFSLSLCISLYAYSENTFTLNVLTGKEFDIYLYSSTKSNTSYGFVQTKQKQYSFWGSAKNNEYYIDIVDFGTCVLRDTHKKNFEALCKIDGIKKEFNFLVNKSNATIYQLSLKKQKQLENKKSIEFDFSEDILKLSSQNKNLEKIIDDFNENLDKDSLKQKIEKNFDKWNKEDISNNEFFSQAYVFYQDEYIISLGKNIYEYKGGAHGMTNFLRKTYSIDDMKLLRLKNELKLENEDFQNMIKQKILSLYNENELFDIKEFKISEIFEVRKNGLSLIWEPYDIAPYSTGVIEIFISFDELKPFWKNNSKLAYLSKVK, encoded by the coding sequence ATGTTTAAAAGAATTGCTTTTAGCTTAAGTTTGTGTATAAGTTTATATGCTTATAGTGAAAATACATTTACATTAAATGTTTTAACTGGAAAAGAATTTGATATTTATTTATATAGCTCAACAAAGAGTAATACTAGTTACGGGTTTGTCCAAACAAAACAAAAACAATACAGCTTTTGGGGTAGTGCTAAGAATAATGAGTATTATATAGATATAGTAGATTTTGGAACTTGTGTTTTAAGAGATACTCATAAAAAAAATTTCGAAGCCTTGTGTAAAATAGATGGTATAAAAAAAGAATTTAATTTTTTAGTGAATAAATCAAATGCAACTATTTATCAGTTGTCGCTAAAGAAGCAAAAGCAACTAGAAAACAAAAAGAGTATTGAATTTGATTTTAGTGAAGATATATTAAAACTATCAAGTCAAAATAAAAATTTAGAAAAAATAATTGACGATTTTAATGAAAATTTAGATAAAGATTCTTTAAAACAAAAAATAGAAAAAAACTTTGATAAATGGAATAAAGAAGATATCTCCAATAATGAATTTTTTTCTCAAGCTTATGTGTTTTATCAAGATGAGTATATTATTTCTTTAGGAAAAAATATTTATGAGTATAAAGGTGGTGCTCATGGTATGACTAACTTTTTGAGAAAAACTTATAGTATTGATGATATGAAACTTCTTAGGTTAAAAAATGAGTTAAAATTAGAAAATGAGGATTTTCAAAATATGATCAAACAAAAAATTTTAAGCTTATATAATGAAAATGAGTTGTTTGATATTAAAGAATTTAAAATAAGTGAAATTTTTGAAGTAAGAAAAAACGGTTTAAGTTTGATATGGGAGCCTTATGATATAGCTCCTTATTCTACTGGAGTAATTGAAATTTTTATAAGTTTTGATGAGTTAAAACCTTTTTGGAAAAATAATTCAAAATTAGCTTATTTGAGTAAAGTCAAATAA
- the queC gene encoding 7-cyano-7-deazaguanine synthase QueC encodes MKKALCIISGGMDSTLCAYLAKKEGYEIIALHFDYNQRTMLKERECFNKICEKLSIKTKYILDVSFIANIGGNSLTDLNLEIPKEKLHEKEIPNTYVPFRNGIFLSIAGAIAEKEKCESIFIGVVQEDSSGYPDCSEKFIQKASEFINEGTTKTYNVKIKTPLIHLSKGQIVNLSLKEKVALEHTWSCYEREDKACGKCDSCLLRLKGFKEANINDFIEYI; translated from the coding sequence ATGAAAAAAGCTCTTTGTATTATAAGCGGTGGTATGGATAGTACTTTATGTGCATATTTGGCTAAAAAAGAAGGATATGAAATCATTGCTTTGCATTTTGATTACAATCAACGTACTATGCTTAAAGAAAGAGAATGTTTTAATAAAATTTGTGAAAAACTCAGCATAAAAACAAAATATATTTTAGATGTTTCTTTTATAGCTAATATTGGTGGCAACTCTTTAACAGATTTAAATTTAGAAATTCCAAAGGAAAAACTCCACGAAAAAGAAATACCAAACACCTATGTTCCTTTCAGAAATGGTATTTTTCTCTCTATTGCAGGAGCTATAGCTGAAAAAGAAAAATGTGAAAGTATTTTTATAGGAGTAGTACAAGAAGATAGCAGTGGCTATCCTGATTGTAGTGAAAAATTTATACAAAAAGCAAGTGAATTTATTAACGAAGGTACTACAAAAACTTACAATGTAAAAATTAAAACCCCATTAATTCATCTAAGTAAAGGACAAATAGTTAATCTATCTTTAAAAGAAAAAGTAGCTTTAGAACACACTTGGTCTTGTTATGAAAGAGAGGATAAGGCTTGTGGTAAATGCGATAGCTGTTTATTAAGACTTAAAGGTTTTAAAGAAGCTAATATTAATGATTTTATAGAATATATCTAA
- the mobB gene encoding molybdopterin-guanine dinucleotide biosynthesis protein B gives MKRLAMAFSGPSNSGKTTLITQVAKYFMKQNYKVCIIKHDPKDKASFDIAKKDSFKFFQSGADVMVLSPTRTTLFTHSPSTLDEAIFKLGEFDFLFIEGLKTLDMPRISVFCKEIDESYFAYSKAIASYEKIKNENLTWFCLDDLESICDFILKNSKKV, from the coding sequence ATGAAAAGATTAGCAATGGCTTTTAGCGGACCTTCTAATTCAGGTAAAACTACTTTAATTACTCAAGTAGCAAAGTATTTTATGAAGCAAAATTATAAAGTATGTATTATAAAACATGATCCAAAAGATAAAGCAAGCTTTGATATAGCAAAAAAAGATAGTTTTAAATTTTTTCAAAGTGGGGCTGATGTAATGGTTTTAAGTCCTACAAGGACAACTTTATTTACACATTCTCCAAGCACTTTAGATGAAGCCATTTTTAAACTAGGGGAATTTGATTTTTTATTTATAGAGGGCTTAAAAACCTTAGATATGCCAAGGATTAGCGTTTTTTGTAAGGAAATAGATGAGAGTTATTTTGCTTATTCTAAGGCTATTGCAAGTTATGAAAAAATTAAAAATGAAAATTTAACTTGGTTTTGTTTAGATGATTTAGAAAGTATTTGTGATTTTATATTAAAAAATTCAAAAAAAGTATAG
- a CDS encoding substrate-binding domain-containing protein has translation MKKILFLSLFTAVALNAEILVYGPGGPAPVLKELAKQFEEKHGEKVIVNAGPTPKWIKQAKIDADIIYSGNTSMMDGFIKAMPKHIKIDDVQVLNARGSGVIVRANNPKKIKKFEDLLKDGVNVMVVDGAGQVGLYEDMALKTGKVENLEKLRKNIKVYAKNSKAAVDEWKNNTNIDALIIWTHWIKAVGEKENKFIKADKSSIIYRAAEIVPTQKGIKNPKVAEFIKFIQSKEVQKVWEKEGWLAK, from the coding sequence ATGAAAAAAATTTTATTTTTAAGTTTATTTACAGCAGTAGCATTAAATGCTGAAATTTTAGTTTATGGTCCAGGTGGTCCTGCTCCTGTTTTAAAAGAACTTGCAAAACAATTTGAAGAAAAACATGGAGAAAAAGTTATTGTTAATGCAGGACCAACACCTAAATGGATTAAACAGGCAAAAATAGATGCTGATATTATTTATTCAGGTAATACTTCTATGATGGATGGGTTTATCAAAGCTATGCCAAAACATATTAAAATTGATGATGTTCAAGTTTTAAATGCTAGAGGTTCTGGTGTGATAGTTAGAGCTAATAATCCTAAAAAGATTAAAAAATTTGAAGATCTTTTAAAAGATGGTGTTAATGTTATGGTCGTTGATGGAGCAGGGCAGGTTGGTTTATATGAAGATATGGCCTTAAAAACAGGAAAAGTTGAAAATCTAGAAAAATTAAGAAAAAATATCAAAGTGTATGCAAAAAATTCAAAAGCAGCGGTTGATGAATGGAAGAATAATACAAATATTGATGCTTTAATTATTTGGACGCACTGGATCAAAGCAGTTGGCGAGAAAGAAAATAAATTTATCAAAGCAGATAAGAGCTCAATTATTTATAGAGCAGCTGAAATAGTACCAACTCAAAAAGGAATAAAAAATCCAAAAGTAGCTGAATTTATTAAATTTATACAAAGCAAAGAAGTACAAAAAGTTTGGGAAAAAGAAGGTTGGCTAGCTAAGTAA
- the ybeY gene encoding rRNA maturation RNase YbeY: MIFCEEEMEISFLEKIAKKMSDKNIELVLVDEKTMHEINFNQRGIDKTTDVLSFPLVQNCENLLGSIVINLDEVSKKAIEYKHSNEEEISLLFIHAMLHLQGYDHEIDQGQMRQKEQEWIEYFKLPKSLIVRVQGE; this comes from the coding sequence ATGATTTTTTGTGAAGAAGAAATGGAAATTTCTTTTCTTGAAAAAATTGCTAAAAAGATGAGTGATAAAAATATAGAACTTGTTTTAGTGGATGAAAAAACTATGCATGAGATCAATTTTAATCAAAGAGGGATTGATAAAACTACTGATGTTTTATCTTTTCCTTTGGTTCAAAATTGTGAAAATTTGCTTGGTAGTATTGTGATTAATTTAGATGAAGTAAGTAAAAAAGCTATAGAGTATAAACATAGCAATGAAGAGGAAATATCATTGCTTTTTATACACGCTATGCTTCATTTACAAGGTTATGATCATGAGATAGACCAAGGACAAATGAGACAAAAAGAACAAGAATGGATTGAGTATTTTAAACTACCAAAAAGTTTAATTGTAAGAGTACAAGGAGAATAA
- a CDS encoding YceI family protein has product MKKILLGSLLVTSILACNALSKEFSLDKAHTNVGFKIKHLQISNVNGNFKDYDAVIDFDSTKFEFNKLQANIKIASINTENKARDAHLQQDDFFKAKTYPNITFTMSKYEKISNEKGKMYGSLNIAGVSKDIVLDTEIGGVIKTDSGKEKAGFTLQGQIKRSDFKFAPDTSSLTLSNEVQINIEAEINEK; this is encoded by the coding sequence ATGAAAAAAATATTACTTGGCTCTTTGTTAGTTACTTCTATTTTAGCATGCAATGCTTTAAGTAAAGAATTTAGCTTAGACAAAGCTCACACAAATGTTGGTTTTAAAATTAAGCATTTACAAATTAGCAATGTAAATGGAAATTTTAAAGACTATGATGCAGTAATTGATTTTGATAGTACTAAATTTGAATTTAACAAGCTTCAAGCAAATATAAAAATTGCCTCTATAAATACTGAAAATAAAGCTAGAGATGCACACTTGCAACAAGATGATTTTTTCAAAGCAAAAACTTATCCAAACATTACTTTTACCATGAGTAAATATGAAAAAATTTCTAATGAAAAAGGTAAAATGTATGGTTCATTAAATATTGCTGGTGTAAGCAAAGATATTGTTTTAGATACCGAAATTGGCGGAGTTATCAAAACAGATAGCGGTAAAGAAAAGGCAGGATTTACTTTACAAGGTCAAATCAAAAGAAGTGATTTTAAATTTGCTCCCGATACTTCTAGTCTAACACTTAGCAATGAAGTACAAATCAATATAGAAGCAGAAATTAATGAAAAATAA
- a CDS encoding PepSY-like domain-containing protein yields the protein MKKLTLAFLITLNTLNAGIVIAPDSLPANIKQFIKNYFNAEIGLVEQDGYSYEIYLSDGSEIEFSLNGEFKEAENFRSLNYAILPLAIQNTIKNTYPNTAIIEIERKISYYKIKLNNQMKLYIDNNGIILRQKFDD from the coding sequence ATGAAAAAACTAACTTTAGCTTTTTTAATCACTCTAAACACTCTTAATGCTGGCATAGTTATAGCTCCTGATTCTTTACCAGCAAATATCAAACAATTTATCAAAAACTATTTTAATGCAGAAATAGGCTTGGTGGAGCAAGATGGCTACTCTTATGAAATTTATTTAAGTGATGGAAGTGAAATTGAGTTTTCACTTAATGGGGAATTTAAAGAGGCTGAAAATTTTAGATCACTAAATTATGCTATTTTACCACTAGCAATACAAAATACCATTAAAAATACCTATCCTAATACAGCAATCATAGAAATAGAAAGAAAAATTTCTTATTATAAAATCAAACTCAACAATCAAATGAAACTTTATATTGATAATAACGGAATTATTTTAAGGCAAAAATTTGATGATTAG
- a CDS encoding class 1 fructose-bisphosphatase, with the protein MQELINDIQKAVIEISKELRYLKDFDYTTSQNATGDNQLKLDVKSDEIITRILKQSKGVKSLISEEKQEQLLINENEKYVVAYDPLDGSSLVDVNFAIGSIFAIYEQKASAKNLKAAVYAIYGVRLELIVCIDTPKLFRLNENDEFAFVKDLKLNEKGKLNASGGTQKNWSNIHRAFIKALFDEGYRLRYSGAMVSDLHQILLKGGGLFSYPATTDAPNGKLRAYFEVFPFAFIFEKAGGLSTNGKNNSLLDLEFEKIHASTPCFLGSKYEIEKLKQAYKGL; encoded by the coding sequence ATGCAAGAATTAATTAACGATATACAAAAAGCAGTGATTGAAATTTCAAAAGAACTTAGATATTTAAAAGATTTTGATTATACTACTTCTCAAAACGCAACCGGAGATAATCAATTAAAACTTGATGTAAAAAGTGATGAGATCATTACTAGAATTTTAAAACAAAGCAAAGGTGTAAAAAGCTTGATTAGTGAAGAAAAGCAAGAACAATTATTAATCAATGAAAATGAAAAATATGTTGTTGCTTATGATCCATTAGATGGTTCTTCTTTGGTGGATGTTAATTTTGCTATAGGTTCTATTTTTGCTATTTATGAGCAAAAGGCTAGTGCAAAAAATTTAAAAGCAGCAGTTTATGCTATTTATGGTGTTCGTTTAGAGCTTATAGTATGTATAGACACTCCTAAGCTTTTTAGGTTAAATGAAAATGATGAATTTGCTTTTGTTAAGGATTTAAAATTAAACGAAAAAGGCAAATTAAATGCAAGTGGAGGTACGCAAAAAAATTGGTCAAATATCCATAGAGCTTTTATCAAAGCTTTATTTGATGAAGGATATCGCTTGAGGTATTCTGGTGCTATGGTGAGTGATTTGCACCAAATTTTACTCAAAGGCGGTGGGTTGTTTTCATACCCTGCAACCACTGATGCGCCAAATGGAAAATTAAGAGCTTATTTTGAGGTGTTTCCTTTTGCTTTTATTTTTGAAAAAGCAGGAGGGCTTTCTACTAATGGAAAAAATAATTCTTTACTTGATTTAGAATTTGAAAAAATTCATGCAAGCACACCATGTTTTTTGGGTTCCAAATATGAGATTGAAAAACTAAAACAAGCTTATAAAGGACTTTAA
- the metG gene encoding methionine--tRNA ligase, translating to MRYITTPIYYVNDVAHIGHAYTTIIADTIARFYRLQGKKTFFLTGTDEHGQKIEQAASARNFTPKEYADEISSKFKKLWDEFEISYDYFIRTTDENHKLSVQKAFKKMFDKGDIYKGTYEGFYCVSCESYFTQTQLVNECNCPDCGKKTQLLKEESYFFKLSKYQDQILKWYKEKEPILPKNKANELIHFVEGGLKDLSITRTSFEWGIKLPKELNDEKHVVYVWLDALMNYVSALGYGLDDKNMDLWPAHIHFVGKDILRFHAVYWPAFLMSLELPLPKFVAAHGWWTKDGEKMSKSKGNVVAPKEVADTFGLEAFRYFLLREVPFGNDGDFSQKALITRINAELSNELGNLLNRIIGMSAKYSQNIIECKDVNLYFNQELNECKEYLDNAINALENIQPNRYLEELFKALSLANLSISKYEPWNLIKNDQMQKANALVALCANILTKVTILLSVAMPKTALKIAKALNFEISNENYQKLILNNQLCDLKSSACEALFPKVELTQESKKEEKVEEKTSLPQIKIDDFKKIEIKVALVKDCQNIEGSEKLLKFQLELENGELRQVLSGIAKFYKASELIGKQVCVITNLKKAKIFGHESQGMILSAEKDGKLVLISPQSFIENGALIG from the coding sequence ATGCGTTATATTACTACTCCGATATATTATGTAAATGATGTGGCACATATTGGTCATGCTTATACAACTATCATAGCAGATACCATAGCTAGATTTTATCGCTTGCAAGGAAAAAAAACATTTTTTTTAACAGGCACAGATGAACATGGTCAAAAAATAGAGCAAGCTGCTAGTGCTAGAAATTTTACCCCTAAAGAATATGCAGATGAAATTAGTTCTAAATTTAAAAAACTTTGGGATGAATTTGAAATTTCTTATGATTATTTTATTAGAACTACAGATGAAAATCACAAATTAAGTGTGCAAAAAGCATTTAAAAAAATGTTTGATAAGGGTGATATTTATAAAGGAACTTATGAAGGCTTTTATTGTGTTTCTTGTGAGAGTTATTTTACTCAAACTCAGCTTGTAAATGAGTGTAATTGTCCAGATTGTGGTAAAAAAACACAGCTTTTAAAAGAAGAAAGTTATTTTTTTAAACTTTCTAAATATCAAGATCAAATTCTTAAATGGTATAAAGAAAAAGAGCCGATTTTACCTAAAAATAAAGCTAATGAGTTAATTCACTTTGTAGAAGGTGGTTTAAAAGATCTTTCTATTACAAGAACAAGTTTTGAATGGGGTATAAAGCTTCCAAAAGAACTAAATGATGAAAAACATGTGGTGTATGTTTGGCTTGATGCTTTGATGAATTATGTTAGTGCTTTAGGCTATGGACTTGATGATAAAAATATGGATCTTTGGCCTGCTCATATTCATTTTGTAGGTAAAGATATCTTGCGTTTTCATGCAGTGTATTGGCCTGCGTTTTTGATGAGTTTAGAGCTCCCTTTGCCTAAATTTGTAGCAGCGCATGGTTGGTGGACTAAAGATGGTGAAAAAATGAGCAAATCTAAAGGCAATGTAGTAGCACCTAAAGAAGTAGCAGATACTTTTGGTTTAGAAGCTTTTAGATATTTTTTACTCAGAGAAGTTCCTTTTGGTAATGATGGGGATTTTTCACAAAAAGCATTAATCACTAGGATTAATGCAGAATTAAGCAATGAGCTTGGAAATTTATTAAATAGAATTATCGGTATGAGTGCTAAGTATTCTCAAAATATCATTGAATGTAAAGATGTGAATTTGTATTTTAATCAAGAATTAAATGAATGTAAAGAGTATTTGGATAACGCAATTAATGCTTTAGAAAACATCCAACCAAATCGTTATTTAGAAGAGCTTTTCAAGGCTTTATCTTTAGCAAATTTAAGTATTAGCAAATATGAGCCTTGGAATTTAATTAAAAATGATCAAATGCAAAAAGCTAATGCCTTAGTGGCTTTGTGTGCTAATATTTTAACAAAAGTTACTATTTTACTTTCAGTTGCTATGCCAAAAACAGCTTTAAAAATTGCCAAAGCTTTAAATTTTGAAATTTCAAATGAAAATTACCAAAAATTAATTTTAAATAATCAATTGTGCGATTTAAAATCAAGTGCATGTGAAGCTTTATTTCCAAAAGTTGAATTAACCCAAGAAAGCAAAAAAGAAGAAAAAGTAGAAGAAAAGACAAGTCTACCTCAAATTAAAATCGATGATTTTAAAAAAATCGAAATTAAAGTAGCATTAGTAAAAGATTGTCAAAATATAGAAGGAAGTGAAAAGCTTTTAAAATTTCAACTTGAACTAGAAAATGGCGAGCTAAGACAAGTGCTTTCAGGTATTGCTAAATTTTACAAAGCTAGCGAATTAATTGGCAAGCAAGTTTGTGTGATTACAAATCTAAAAAAAGCTAAAATTTTTGGCCATGAAAGTCAAGGTATGATTTTAAGTGCTGAAAAAGATGGAAAATTGGTTTTGATTAGCCCACAAAGCTTTATCGAAAATGGAGCTTTAATAGGCTAA
- a CDS encoding lytic transglycosylase domain-containing protein gives MLKKSIVLLLTGVVFANSAMYSYKELEQKPNSLAKDYYLYRLLEKNEFKKEEVEGLKEHIYRYAGRIKNVIEAIIPPLGYNKEYEACYKFNTQNILDANITCQLIRLNSLAFIQDLNTSTRNEMKKIIPQDNPNLIKLLEAFNAKDPLSYAILNYDSFNFYKIYGFLKDKKDFFLEKDFVDGLAKEVEFTNFVKEIIIKKKSPLIRKSLVNVDANLTFQDNAFYLGVNAILENDDKKALEFFQVAKDTFKSKPLVDNANFWIYLITQDKKILDELAQSKSLNIYSLYARELKGLPLPKIENLKPKKQKNDFDMKDPFAWQKLAKEIAKSTPSELEKLAKDFYTKENIAIYAYMKERADGFKKHYFIMPYFEYLKDYSTQRKAMILALARQESRFIPTAISTSYALGIMQFIPFLANHIGNNELQIPNFDQDMLFDPKIAYTFANHHLDYLESKLNSPVFVAYAYNGGIGFTTRMLKREDMFRTGKYEPFLSMELVPYAESRVYAKKVLANYIVYLHLLNDNTPISKFFETLTQNTDFQNTNQVAK, from the coding sequence GTGTTGAAAAAAAGTATAGTATTGCTTTTAACTGGAGTGGTTTTTGCAAATAGTGCGATGTATTCTTATAAAGAATTAGAACAAAAACCAAATTCTCTGGCTAAGGATTATTATTTATATCGTTTGTTAGAAAAAAATGAATTTAAAAAAGAAGAAGTTGAAGGTTTAAAAGAACATATTTATCGTTATGCGGGACGTATTAAAAATGTTATTGAAGCGATCATTCCACCTTTGGGGTATAATAAAGAATATGAAGCTTGTTATAAATTTAACACACAAAATATCTTAGATGCTAATATAACTTGTCAGCTTATAAGATTAAACAGCTTAGCTTTTATACAAGATCTTAATACTTCAACGCGTAATGAGATGAAAAAAATTATCCCACAGGATAATCCAAATTTGATAAAACTTTTAGAAGCTTTTAATGCTAAAGATCCTTTAAGTTATGCAATTTTAAATTATGATAGTTTTAATTTTTATAAAATTTATGGCTTTTTAAAAGACAAAAAGGATTTTTTCTTGGAAAAAGATTTTGTAGATGGGTTAGCTAAAGAAGTAGAATTTACAAATTTTGTAAAAGAAATCATCATTAAGAAAAAAAGTCCATTAATAAGAAAATCTTTAGTTAATGTAGATGCAAATTTAACTTTTCAAGATAATGCTTTTTATTTGGGTGTAAATGCTATTTTAGAAAATGATGATAAAAAAGCATTAGAATTTTTCCAAGTAGCAAAAGATACTTTTAAAAGCAAGCCTTTGGTAGATAATGCAAATTTTTGGATATATTTAATAACGCAAGATAAAAAAATCCTTGATGAGCTTGCTCAGAGTAAGTCTCTAAATATTTATAGTCTTTATGCAAGAGAATTAAAAGGTTTACCTTTGCCTAAAATAGAAAATTTAAAACCAAAAAAGCAAAAAAATGATTTTGATATGAAAGATCCTTTTGCGTGGCAAAAACTTGCAAAAGAAATTGCAAAAAGCACTCCTAGTGAGCTAGAAAAACTTGCAAAAGATTTTTATACTAAAGAAAACATAGCCATCTATGCTTATATGAAAGAAAGAGCTGATGGTTTTAAAAAGCACTATTTCATTATGCCTTATTTTGAATATTTAAAAGATTATTCTACGCAAAGAAAAGCTATGATCTTAGCTTTAGCTAGACAAGAAAGTCGTTTTATACCAACAGCTATTTCAACCTCTTATGCTTTAGGTATTATGCAATTTATTCCATTTTTAGCTAATCACATAGGTAATAATGAACTACAAATTCCAAATTTTGATCAGGATATGCTTTTTGATCCAAAAATAGCTTATACTTTTGCAAATCATCACTTAGATTATTTAGAATCTAAACTTAATTCTCCAGTTTTTGTAGCATATGCTTACAATGGTGGTATAGGATTTACCACTAGAATGCTTAAAAGAGAAGATATGTTTAGAACGGGAAAATACGAACCATTTTTATCTATGGAGCTAGTTCCTTATGCAGAAAGTAGGGTGTATGCTAAAAAAGTTTTAGCTAATTATATTGTGTATTTGCATCTTCTGAACGATAATACACCGATTTCGAAATTTTTTGAAACTTTAACTCAAAACACTGATTTTCAAAACACAAATCAAGTCGCAAAATAG